The Marinilongibacter aquaticus genome has a window encoding:
- a CDS encoding DNA polymerase/3'-5' exonuclease PolX: MISNAEIADVIELSGKLFTLHGIEENKAKFYGGIAFGLERLEEDMALMEDAELLKIRGIGKSLLPTVKEIIAKGTSSELEDLIARTPEGVLDMFRVKGLGVKKIKLLWEELGIDNLNDLQIACESGKIAETKGFGEKTQKSILESLQFLKQQSGKLRMNQAKELSEEVQGILEGAFSKIKPIGAIPRSLETVSRIGFLTDSSFTEKSKLADLGFVEDMSVSSPFVWRGHFADNQIIIEIKFVDQAEFGREELLSNAARKHFSYTANGQSFFHFVRTNIFDSPEAYYSGFGVPFIVPEMREGMGEFEWAQSRKNEDLISWDQLRGSLHNHSKYSDGKNSLEEMAQACQSLGLDYFGIADHSQTAAYANGLTAGRVMQQQAEIDELNQKMKPFKILKGIESDILPDGDLDYEKEVLATFDYVVASVHANLDMDIEKATNRLLAAIENPYTTILGHPTGRLLLSRKGYPIDYKKIIDACAANKVVMEINASPYRLDIDWRWIPYCMEKGVMLSVNPDAHKIEGFQDMHYGVAVARKGGLTKDMCFNALSLEEIEKHLAAKK; encoded by the coding sequence ATGATTAGCAACGCGGAAATCGCCGATGTGATTGAATTGAGCGGAAAGCTCTTTACACTGCACGGTATCGAGGAAAACAAAGCCAAATTTTATGGCGGTATTGCTTTTGGCTTGGAAAGGCTCGAAGAGGACATGGCCTTGATGGAGGATGCCGAACTGTTGAAAATTCGCGGTATCGGGAAGAGTTTGTTGCCTACCGTGAAAGAAATTATTGCCAAGGGCACAAGTTCTGAATTGGAAGACTTGATTGCTCGCACTCCCGAAGGTGTGTTGGATATGTTCAGGGTGAAGGGGCTGGGCGTGAAGAAGATCAAGCTGCTATGGGAAGAGTTGGGAATCGACAATCTCAATGATTTGCAAATTGCCTGTGAGTCTGGGAAAATTGCCGAGACAAAGGGTTTTGGAGAAAAAACGCAGAAATCGATACTCGAGTCTCTGCAGTTTCTAAAGCAGCAGTCCGGTAAATTGCGGATGAATCAAGCGAAAGAGCTTTCGGAAGAAGTGCAAGGCATTTTAGAAGGTGCCTTTTCAAAAATCAAACCGATTGGGGCGATTCCAAGAAGTTTGGAAACCGTTTCTCGCATTGGTTTTCTTACAGATAGTTCTTTTACGGAAAAGTCTAAACTGGCCGATTTGGGTTTTGTGGAAGACATGAGTGTCTCGTCTCCTTTTGTTTGGAGGGGGCATTTTGCAGACAATCAGATCATAATAGAAATAAAGTTTGTCGATCAAGCCGAATTTGGCCGAGAAGAGTTGTTGTCGAATGCGGCACGGAAACACTTTTCGTATACAGCAAACGGGCAGAGTTTCTTCCACTTCGTTCGCACAAATATTTTCGACAGCCCGGAAGCCTATTATTCAGGTTTTGGTGTGCCTTTCATCGTACCCGAAATGCGAGAAGGGATGGGCGAATTTGAATGGGCCCAATCGCGTAAAAATGAAGACTTGATTTCTTGGGATCAGTTGCGTGGAAGCTTGCACAACCACTCGAAATATTCTGATGGGAAAAACAGCTTGGAAGAAATGGCTCAAGCCTGCCAAAGTTTGGGTTTGGATTATTTCGGGATCGCGGATCACTCGCAAACGGCCGCTTATGCCAATGGCCTCACGGCTGGAAGAGTGATGCAACAGCAGGCAGAAATTGATGAGCTGAATCAGAAAATGAAGCCTTTCAAAATCTTGAAAGGGATTGAATCGGATATACTTCCCGATGGTGATTTGGATTACGAAAAAGAAGTGTTGGCTACATTCGACTACGTTGTGGCTTCTGTGCACGCCAATTTGGATATGGATATTGAAAAGGCCACAAACAGGCTTTTGGCTGCGATTGAAAACCCGTACACTACCATTTTAGGCCACCCTACAGGACGACTGCTCTTATCCAGAAAGGGGTATCCTATTGATTATAAGAAAATCATCGATGCCTGTGCGGCCAATAAAGTGGTGATGGAAATAAACGCAAGTCCTTATCGCCTCGATATCGATTGGCGATGGATTCCGTATTGCATGGAGAAAGGGGTGATGCTTTCTGTAAATCCGGACGCCCATAAAATTGAAGGATTTCAAGATATGCATTATGGTGTGGCCGTAGCTCGAAAGGGCGGCTTAACCAAAGATATGTGTTTCAATGCCTTGTCTTTAGAAGAAATAGAAAAGCATCTGGCAGCGAAAAAATAG
- a CDS encoding tail fiber domain-containing protein, with translation MKFNLAMGLLALLSYNSVAQVQSFTSDEDGSITILPQGIKSAKSDDQQAPRMENVAFGPGALESNNDSTFVFQDSTYILGVHNTAVGFKALNKATLGINNTAVGSQALLFDEFGFYNTAVGFSAMKLNYNGSNNVANGHFALYSNNTGVHNVAIGAESLYSNNSGYLNVAVGSFSLRENLSGGNNVAVGFEALKSNSTGMANSGVGYQAMLRNSSGSRNSAFGIQSLLSNTEGVENVAIGYQAISQNTVGEKNSALGSSALNGNISGALNTAIGFSALLTNIGNSGSTAIGAEAMRNVDNRNTGRETFNTAVGASALRGTLQNGLAANSGRWNTAMGSQSLFSNSSGDYNLAGGAFGLYQNTTGAWNVGLGAEALYSNTNGSNNTAVGEGALYSNVSNYGSTAVGYHAMFNADNRETGRFTYNTALGTEALFGGLKPWLNTGFGNSAIGDRALYGNENGSYNSALGRSALYSNTSGNSNTAVGYESGKNNTNGSYNSSLGAFSLMQNTTGIYNVGIGYDAIRDNISGSGNTAVGFRSLFSILTGSNNTALGYLADVTASAITNSIAIGYNAKVDASNKIRMGNSSINAADIQVAWNVTSDRRWKENIEQVPLGLEFINNLNPVSYHRKNNEKSDLEFGLIAQELVSTLEKHGFSEEQLGLLTKDSQGYYSVRYNDLFAPLIKAVQEQQAIIDEQRKNLHTQGQEIAQLKAAYSEIMDYLSEVRTK, from the coding sequence ATGAAATTTAATTTAGCAATGGGCCTTTTGGCCTTGTTGAGCTACAATTCTGTGGCTCAGGTTCAAAGTTTTACTTCGGATGAAGACGGTTCCATCACCATTTTGCCGCAAGGAATAAAGTCTGCAAAATCAGATGACCAGCAGGCACCGCGAATGGAAAATGTGGCCTTTGGGCCTGGTGCTCTTGAGTCGAATAACGATTCCACATTTGTATTTCAAGATTCTACGTATATTCTGGGCGTACACAATACAGCAGTGGGTTTTAAAGCCCTAAACAAAGCCACTTTGGGCATCAACAATACGGCGGTCGGCTCGCAGGCCTTACTTTTTGACGAGTTCGGCTTTTACAACACCGCCGTTGGTTTTTCGGCGATGAAGCTCAACTACAATGGTTCGAACAATGTAGCAAATGGTCATTTTGCTCTTTATTCAAACAACACTGGAGTACACAATGTAGCCATTGGAGCGGAATCGCTCTATTCCAACAATAGTGGTTACTTAAATGTAGCCGTGGGTAGTTTTTCTTTGCGTGAGAACCTAAGCGGTGGGAATAATGTAGCCGTTGGTTTTGAAGCACTTAAGTCGAACTCGACAGGAATGGCCAATTCGGGTGTGGGCTATCAAGCCATGCTTCGAAATTCCAGTGGTTCGCGAAACAGTGCTTTTGGCATTCAGAGTTTATTAAGTAACACGGAAGGCGTGGAAAATGTGGCTATTGGATATCAAGCGATATCACAGAATACGGTTGGAGAGAAAAATTCGGCTTTGGGCAGCAGTGCCTTGAATGGAAATATATCAGGAGCATTGAACACGGCTATTGGCTTTTCTGCACTTTTGACCAATATAGGTAATTCGGGCTCTACGGCCATAGGTGCAGAAGCAATGAGAAATGTGGACAACCGAAACACCGGTAGAGAGACTTTCAATACGGCAGTCGGGGCTTCCGCTTTGCGTGGTACATTGCAAAATGGCTTGGCTGCGAATTCTGGTCGGTGGAACACGGCTATGGGCTCTCAGTCTCTGTTTTCTAACTCCTCTGGGGATTATAATTTGGCCGGCGGAGCTTTCGGCTTATATCAAAATACTACAGGAGCATGGAATGTTGGGCTCGGGGCCGAAGCCCTTTACTCGAATACGAATGGTTCCAACAATACAGCTGTTGGAGAAGGTGCTTTATATTCGAACGTGAGCAATTACGGTTCGACGGCAGTGGGGTATCACGCCATGTTTAATGCAGATAACCGAGAGACCGGCAGATTTACATACAATACGGCATTAGGGACGGAAGCTCTTTTTGGTGGCTTGAAACCCTGGCTTAATACGGGTTTTGGTAATTCGGCCATTGGAGATAGAGCACTGTACGGCAATGAAAATGGTTCATACAATTCGGCTCTGGGAAGAAGTGCTTTGTATAGCAATACTTCGGGGAATAGCAATACAGCAGTAGGTTATGAATCTGGAAAGAACAATACAAACGGTTCTTACAACTCGAGTTTAGGGGCCTTTTCACTAATGCAAAACACAACTGGGATTTATAATGTGGGTATAGGATACGATGCTATACGTGATAATATTTCGGGATCAGGAAATACAGCCGTGGGTTTTCGCTCTCTCTTTTCAATACTTACGGGGTCAAACAATACGGCCTTAGGGTATCTGGCTGACGTCACCGCTTCAGCGATTACAAATTCAATTGCGATTGGTTATAATGCGAAAGTGGACGCAAGCAACAAAATTAGAATGGGGAACAGTTCGATTAATGCAGCGGATATTCAAGTAGCCTGGAATGTCACTTCCGATCGGCGTTGGAAAGAAAATATCGAGCAAGTGCCTTTGGGTTTGGAATTCATAAATAATTTAAATCCAGTTAGTTATCACCGAAAAAATAATGAAAAATCGGACTTGGAATTCGGTTTAATTGCCCAAGAACTTGTCAGCACTTTGGAAAAGCACGGTTTTAGTGAAGAGCAATTGGGATTATTGACTAAGGATAGCCAAGGCTACTACTCAGTTCGTTATAACGACCTTTTTGCTCCTTTGATCAAGGCTGTTCAAGAACAGCAAGCGATAATTGATGAGCAAAGGAAAAACCTGCATACGCAAGGACAAGAAATTGCCCAATTGAAAGCGGCCTATTCCGAAATTATGGATTATCTAAGCGAGGTCCGTACAAAGTGA
- the nhaC gene encoding Na+/H+ antiporter NhaC: MHAESTDLPKISLFEALLPVVILIGLLAFNVQVFGDGALSGSNQFALLLAGFIAAILGYRRKVSFKDMLKNVSANIESTSGAILILLFVGALSGTWLVSGIIPAMIYYGLDILKPSIFLPASVIICSIISLATGSSWTTSATVGIALVAIGSSLGFNVGMVAGAIISGAYFGDKLSPMSDTTNLAPAMAGTDLFTHIRYMTITTIPSYILSLVFFIILGLTQETNGTVDTTAMQQAITEAFQINAWLFIVPVGVIALIVMRTEPLVALFIGTLAAAVFALIFQPQHVMKLGGGSSLDLPTAYKGILNAVTVPASIETSDPKLADLFSSKGMSGMLNTIWLIVCAMVFGGFMEAIGALNVISESLLKAAKGVLGLFASTVASCLTLNITASDQYLAIVVPGKMFKEAYKKKGLAPENLSRTLEDSGTVTSVLVPWNTCGAYQSNVLGVETMAYVPYAFFNYISPFMTLLFAALSIKIKMMTQKTDQND, translated from the coding sequence ATGCACGCAGAATCTACCGATTTGCCAAAAATAAGTCTATTTGAGGCCTTGTTGCCCGTGGTCATTCTCATTGGTTTACTGGCCTTCAATGTGCAAGTATTTGGCGATGGGGCTCTTTCAGGTTCCAATCAATTTGCTCTTTTATTGGCTGGATTTATTGCCGCTATTCTGGGTTACAGAAGAAAAGTGAGCTTTAAAGACATGTTGAAAAATGTGTCGGCGAACATTGAAAGTACTTCTGGGGCTATTTTGATCTTGCTTTTTGTGGGTGCCTTGTCGGGCACTTGGTTGGTGAGCGGCATTATTCCAGCCATGATCTACTACGGTTTGGACATTTTGAAGCCGTCTATTTTCCTTCCGGCTTCTGTCATTATTTGTTCGATAATCTCTTTGGCTACCGGCAGTTCATGGACGACTTCCGCGACGGTGGGTATCGCACTTGTAGCTATCGGCTCTTCTTTGGGCTTTAATGTGGGCATGGTGGCTGGAGCAATTATCTCCGGTGCCTATTTTGGCGACAAGCTTTCTCCCATGTCGGATACAACCAATTTGGCTCCGGCTATGGCTGGAACCGATTTGTTTACCCATATACGTTATATGACCATTACCACAATACCCAGTTATATTCTGTCTTTGGTGTTCTTCATTATTCTGGGTTTGACACAAGAAACAAACGGTACAGTGGATACCACTGCCATGCAGCAGGCCATTACCGAAGCCTTTCAGATCAATGCTTGGCTATTCATTGTGCCTGTGGGTGTGATCGCCCTTATCGTTATGCGTACCGAACCTTTGGTAGCATTATTTATCGGCACCTTGGCCGCCGCGGTGTTTGCCCTTATTTTTCAACCACAGCACGTGATGAAATTGGGTGGAGGCAGCAGCTTAGATTTGCCGACTGCATATAAAGGGATACTCAATGCCGTAACTGTGCCCGCTTCTATAGAAACGAGCGATCCGAAATTGGCCGATTTATTTTCTTCGAAAGGAATGTCGGGCATGTTGAATACAATTTGGCTGATTGTCTGTGCCATGGTTTTCGGTGGGTTTATGGAGGCCATTGGGGCACTGAATGTAATTTCGGAAAGCTTGCTGAAAGCGGCCAAAGGAGTTTTGGGCCTTTTTGCCAGTACGGTAGCGAGCTGTCTGACTTTGAATATTACGGCCTCAGATCAGTATTTGGCGATTGTGGTGCCTGGAAAAATGTTTAAAGAGGCATACAAAAAGAAAGGCTTGGCTCCAGAAAACTTGAGCCGAACCTTGGAAGATAGCGGTACGGTAACCTCTGTGTTGGTCCCTTGGAATACTTGCGGGGCATATCAATCGAATGTATTGGGCGTAGAAACTATGGCCTATGTGCCCTATGCGTTTTTCAATTACATTTCGCCTTTTATGACCCTGCTCTTTGCTGCCCTGAGTATCAAGATTAAAATGATGACCCAAAAAACAGATCAAAATGATTAG
- a CDS encoding MATE family efflux transporter: MSKFFQLIKESLRGDEQADYTSISINRAIVLLSVPMVIEMFFEALFALADAFFVARFVGTTGVAAVGLTESVLTLIYSLAFGLSGAATAIIARRTGEKDKANAGLALAQVIIVALILGIILALIGTTQAGRILELMGADETLRAQGIWYTRIQFLSSPIIILIFSLSGALRGSGNASKAMQSVIVANVLNIALDYLFVPVMGLGIAGAAWATLIGRSVGVFLQLWFLLGPAGKLKIKLPDFRPIADILKNIVKVGSGGAGQFLIQSASWVFLMRILSIYGNEVIAGYTIALRIIVFTILPSWGLANSAATLVGQNLGAQRPDRAIRSAWTVAYFNMAFLAFIALLFWISAESLVVFFDETPGVIETATLCLKVLASGYVIFGIGMVMTQAINGAGDTFMPTVFNLICFWAIQIPIAYYLAEVIHWRELGVFVSIILADFILAIMAVIYFRSNRWQNVKV; this comes from the coding sequence ATGTCTAAGTTTTTTCAATTGATCAAAGAGTCTCTACGTGGAGACGAACAAGCAGACTATACCTCTATCAGTATAAACAGGGCCATCGTATTGTTGTCTGTGCCGATGGTTATCGAAATGTTTTTCGAGGCCTTGTTTGCATTGGCCGATGCTTTTTTTGTGGCCCGATTTGTAGGCACCACAGGTGTGGCCGCGGTAGGCCTCACCGAATCTGTACTCACGCTCATCTATTCTTTGGCATTCGGCTTAAGCGGAGCCGCTACGGCCATTATCGCTCGACGCACAGGTGAGAAAGACAAAGCCAATGCGGGTTTGGCTCTGGCACAGGTGATTATTGTGGCTTTAATTTTAGGTATCATCTTGGCCCTTATCGGGACAACGCAAGCTGGCCGTATTCTCGAGTTAATGGGTGCCGATGAAACCCTTAGAGCCCAGGGAATTTGGTACACCCGCATTCAATTCTTAAGCTCCCCTATCATTATTCTGATATTCAGTTTGAGCGGGGCATTGAGAGGTTCGGGTAATGCTTCAAAAGCTATGCAGTCTGTGATTGTGGCCAATGTGCTCAATATTGCCTTGGATTACCTTTTTGTGCCTGTTATGGGCCTCGGTATTGCGGGTGCAGCGTGGGCCACTTTAATTGGCCGAAGTGTGGGTGTATTTTTGCAACTCTGGTTTTTACTCGGGCCAGCGGGAAAACTCAAAATAAAGTTACCCGATTTCAGACCCATCGCCGATATTTTGAAGAATATCGTAAAAGTAGGTTCTGGAGGTGCCGGGCAATTTCTTATTCAATCGGCCAGTTGGGTGTTTTTGATGCGAATACTCTCAATATACGGCAATGAAGTAATCGCGGGCTATACCATCGCCCTCCGTATCATTGTATTCACCATTTTGCCGTCTTGGGGTTTGGCCAATTCTGCGGCCACTTTAGTGGGACAAAACCTTGGTGCCCAAAGGCCCGACAGAGCCATTCGCTCAGCATGGACCGTGGCCTATTTCAATATGGCCTTTTTGGCTTTCATCGCCCTTCTCTTTTGGATTTCGGCGGAAAGTCTGGTGGTCTTTTTCGACGAAACCCCTGGTGTAATCGAAACCGCAACGCTTTGTCTCAAAGTATTGGCTTCGGGCTATGTGATTTTCGGCATTGGCATGGTGATGACGCAAGCCATTAACGGTGCAGGCGATACGTTTATGCCTACGGTATTTAATTTGATCTGCTTTTGGGCCATCCAAATTCCGATCGCCTATTATTTGGCTGAAGTGATCCATTGGCGTGAACTCGGGGTTTTTGTCTCGATCATTCTCGCAGATTTTATACTGGCCATTATGGCGGTAATTTATTTCAGAAGCAACCGCTGGCAAAACGTAAAAGTTTAA
- a CDS encoding AAA family ATPase produces MSSSAYKNDVEAADALKAAYDKLSAEIGKVIVGQEDTVRLLLTAIFCQGHCLLVGVPGLAKTLLIKTISDALALDFNRIQFTPDLMPSDILGSETLDKERNFRFIKGPIFAHIILADEINRTPPKTQSALLESMQEYAVTVGGQKYDLPRPFFVLATQNPIEQEGTYPLPEAQLDRFMFRVDLDYPSYEQELAIVKNTTKEVETAIQKVLGADEIMAFQQLVRRVPVADNVVEYAVSLVHKTRPGTAKAANEANEFLDWGAGPRASQNLILAAKCQALISGKYSPDIEDVKAVALAVLKHRVVRNFKAEAQGLTIEKLVEKML; encoded by the coding sequence ATGAGCTCTAGTGCCTACAAAAATGATGTGGAAGCAGCCGATGCCTTAAAGGCGGCTTACGACAAACTATCCGCCGAAATCGGCAAAGTGATTGTCGGACAAGAAGATACTGTGCGGTTGCTGCTTACGGCCATTTTTTGTCAAGGACACTGTCTTTTGGTGGGCGTGCCGGGTTTGGCCAAAACACTTTTGATCAAAACTATTTCAGACGCTTTAGCTCTCGATTTCAACCGTATACAGTTCACGCCCGATTTGATGCCTTCGGATATTTTGGGTTCCGAAACATTGGACAAAGAACGAAATTTTCGCTTCATCAAGGGCCCTATTTTTGCTCACATTATTCTGGCCGACGAAATCAACCGTACGCCACCCAAAACGCAATCGGCTCTTCTCGAATCCATGCAGGAATATGCCGTGACGGTGGGCGGACAAAAATACGATTTACCCAGACCCTTTTTCGTACTGGCTACCCAAAACCCCATTGAACAAGAGGGCACCTATCCCCTTCCGGAAGCCCAACTCGATCGTTTTATGTTCCGCGTAGATTTGGACTACCCAAGCTACGAACAAGAATTGGCCATTGTGAAAAATACGACCAAAGAGGTCGAAACGGCGATTCAGAAAGTATTGGGAGCCGATGAAATTATGGCCTTTCAGCAATTGGTACGTCGGGTTCCGGTAGCCGATAATGTGGTAGAATATGCCGTTTCCTTGGTGCACAAAACGCGACCCGGCACAGCGAAAGCCGCCAATGAGGCCAATGAATTTCTCGATTGGGGGGCAGGGCCCAGAGCCTCGCAAAACCTTATACTTGCGGCGAAGTGCCAAGCCCTAATCAGCGGGAAATATTCGCCAGATATCGAAGACGTAAAAGCGGTAGCCTTGGCTGTGTTGAAACACCGCGTGGTGCGGAATTTCAAAGCGGAAGCCCAAGGATTGACCATCGAGAAATTGGTTGAAAAGATGCTTTGA
- a CDS encoding peptidylprolyl isomerase: MKIIDWRFMMKKTLFLLLIPFLTQAQFLSTNVDRIIAKIDNYYILRSEVESLVLRAKEQQQEYSPCQALESLAVQKLLVAKAEIDSVVVEPDMIDNQLDARMAEMVRIYGSEKNIVEQFNKSIETLKSEVREQVSEQLIAQKMQQTITEGIQVTPNEVRKFFNTIPKDSLPTVPSEVEVGQIVKLATLTQAQKADLVNRLKGFKDRIEKGEKFEDLAKEYSEDQGSRQYGGDLGWAKRGQMVPEFEAAAMQLKPNEMSDIVESNYGYHLIQLIEIRGQEFHARHILLRPEYKRLDMTEPTRYLDSLRNLVQIDSISFEKAVRLYSDDENSKFSGGLLTDPSTGSNKMALDLTMEPNLYFAVDTMKVGSITKPLPYRAPDGPTGMRLLYLKKKYPPHVINMKDDYEKIREFALVNKKNEVIDKWFKEAIAEVYIKIDPEYQACKLFEQ; the protein is encoded by the coding sequence ATGAAAATAATTGATTGGCGTTTTATGATGAAGAAAACACTTTTTTTGCTTTTGATCCCCTTTCTTACCCAAGCTCAATTCTTGAGCACCAATGTGGATCGGATCATTGCTAAAATTGACAACTACTATATTCTACGCTCAGAGGTGGAGTCGCTCGTATTGCGTGCCAAGGAGCAACAGCAAGAATACAGCCCGTGTCAGGCTCTTGAATCTTTGGCAGTGCAAAAACTTTTGGTGGCCAAAGCCGAAATCGATTCGGTGGTGGTAGAACCCGACATGATCGACAATCAATTGGATGCCCGTATGGCCGAGATGGTGCGTATCTACGGGAGTGAGAAAAACATTGTCGAACAGTTCAACAAGTCCATCGAAACACTGAAAAGTGAGGTGCGTGAGCAGGTTTCGGAGCAATTGATTGCCCAAAAAATGCAGCAAACCATTACCGAAGGCATTCAGGTTACGCCCAATGAAGTACGGAAGTTTTTCAACACCATTCCGAAAGACAGCTTGCCCACTGTGCCGTCTGAGGTGGAAGTGGGACAAATTGTGAAACTGGCTACGCTTACTCAAGCCCAAAAGGCCGATTTGGTCAACAGGCTAAAAGGCTTTAAAGACCGCATTGAAAAAGGCGAAAAGTTTGAAGATTTGGCCAAAGAATATTCAGAAGATCAGGGTTCTAGACAGTACGGCGGCGATTTGGGCTGGGCCAAAAGAGGGCAAATGGTGCCCGAATTTGAGGCCGCGGCCATGCAATTGAAACCCAATGAAATGAGCGACATTGTGGAGAGTAATTACGGTTACCACTTGATCCAGCTTATTGAAATCCGTGGGCAGGAATTCCATGCAAGGCACATTCTCCTTCGTCCGGAATACAAGCGTCTGGACATGACCGAGCCTACACGTTATCTCGATTCGCTTCGAAACTTGGTACAAATTGACAGCATCAGTTTCGAAAAAGCGGTGCGTTTGTACAGCGACGATGAGAACTCGAAGTTTTCGGGTGGTTTGCTTACCGACCCTTCTACGGGTTCAAACAAAATGGCTCTCGATTTGACCATGGAGCCCAATTTGTACTTTGCGGTGGACACCATGAAAGTGGGCAGCATCACAAAACCCCTGCCTTATCGTGCTCCCGATGGCCCAACGGGTATGCGTTTGCTCTACCTCAAAAAGAAATATCCGCCGCATGTCATCAACATGAAAGACGATTATGAAAAGATCAGGGAATTTGCCTTGGTCAATAAAAAGAACGAAGTCATTGACAAATGGTTTAAGGAAGCAATTGCCGAAGTCTATATCAAAATAGACCCCGAATACCAAGCCTGCAAACTCTTCGAACAATAA